Sequence from the Actinomycetota bacterium genome:
CAGGTGGCGAGGGTCGCCGGTGGGTCGGGAAGGTGGCTGAGCAGCAGGCGGCAGGAGAGCAGGTCGGCCGGCGGGCACGGGAACGGGGCCCGGGTCACGTCGTGGACGGCGAAGGACATCCCCGGCGGCGCGTCCGCGGCGGCCAGGGCGACGAACGAGGCCGGCTGGTCGAGGCCGAGGGCGCGGCGCGGACCCAGGACCGAGGCCAGCAGGCGGGTGGTGTGGCCGGTGCCGCAGCCCAGGTCGACGGCCAGGCCGGGCTGGCGGCCGGCGAAGCGGGCCAGGAACGGGTGGCTGGCCGGCGCGAAGAGGTCGGCCAGCAGCCCCAGCCGCCGCGCCGCCGGCGCGGAGTCGCCGAAGGCGTAGCCGCCCACGGCGCTCGTCATGACCGGCTCGTTAGCCGGTCCAGCCGTGCAAACCTCGGCTTGATTGTCGCTTCCTCCATATAGGCTCCTCTGTTATGCGGCACACCACATTCCGTTTCGCGCTGGACCCGACGCCCGCTCAAGCGGGAATGCTGGCTCGTCATGCGGGCGCCTCCCGCTTTGCGTACAACCAGTGCCTGCGATTGGTTACCGACGCGCTCCAGAAAAAGGCTGGCGACCCAACGATAGCCGTGCCATGGTCTGGGTTCGATCTGATCAACACATTCAATGCCTGGAAGCGAAGCGAGGCCGCTGGACGCAGCTTCCTCGCTGCTCCCGACGGAATAATCACCAAGCAGGCTACCGGCCTGGTATGGCGACACGAGGTATCTGCACAGGTCTTTGAGGAAGCCGCCGTCGACCTTGGT
This genomic interval carries:
- a CDS encoding class I SAM-dependent methyltransferase, whose protein sequence is MTSAVGGYAFGDSAPAARRLGLLADLFAPASHPFLARFAGRQPGLAVDLGCGTGHTTRLLASVLGPRRALGLDQPASFVALAAADAPPGMSFAVHDVTRAPFPCPPADLLSCRLLLSHLPDPPATLAT